TCTTGGCCGACGCACAGGAAACCCTGGCCTCTACCTTGGCAGGCACCGCTGCCGTTGCCGAAGAAAACGGCGATATGCTGACGCAGGATCTGGCCATTTCGCGCGGTCAGGTGCACGAAAAATTCGCTTGGCTGCTGCGCGCGCATCTGGGTTAAATCAAACCAGCGCCTTGACACCCTTCTTGTCGCAGCGCTTGCGATAGGCGACAGGCCAGTGCGAATACTTGCCCAGATCGCTTTGTTGATGCACCAGCATGTCCAGAAAGGCATGCTGGTGTTTTTCTTTCTTCAACTTCTTGAACAGCGATTTCTGATCCTTGGTCATCGAACAGCCAATGCAATGGCCTTCGCGCTTGAACTTGCACACACCGATACAGGGAGAGGGGATTTTGCTCATTTCAGGTCCGGGCTTGGCGTTGCGATAACGCGGGCTGGGGTTACTTGGTCAGGATCAATTTGCGACCGCGCGTGATGCGCAGGGTATAGATTTGCCCGTCCAGCAGGATTGTCGCGGTGCTGCCCTTCGCGGTCAGGTCTTCGGCCTGATGCACAGGCAAGGGTGCTTCAGTCCCTGCGGCAGATTTTTCATCGTTTACCATACCGCACCATGGGCGGCAGGGATTTGCGTTTGGCTGGTCATGGTGGCACGGCTGACTGATCTGAATGTGCGCCGGGCTATCTTGGTTGGCTAGGCAAGCTCTTATCTGACAAGTTCTGTCGGAATAGTCAAGCCTAGCCTTGGATGGGGTGGAAGGCCAGCAACAGCGCCATGGCCAAACCCAGCAGCACCAGCGTTTCGACCACGACAATCGCCATATGCCCCGGCCCAACCGCAGCAAGTGCTTTCAGCGAGGTTTTGACGCCCAATGCCGCAATCGCGGTTACAAGGCAGACACGGGACAGGGTGTTGACCTGCTCGACCAAGATCACAGGTAATTCCACCACGCTGCCCAAACCAACAAGCGCCAGAAACAGCACCATGAACCATGGCAAAAGCGCCACGCGCCCGGTGCCCTGCCCTGCCCCGCTGGCGCGCAGCACCAGCCCGATCACGATCAGCACCACAGGCAGCATGGCCACCCGAAACAGCTTGGTGATGGTCGCGGTTTCGCCTGCCGTATCGGACACCGTAAAGCCCGCGCCAACGACCTGCGCCACGTCATGGATGGTGGCCCCGATCAGGAAACCCTGTTCCACCTCGGTAAAGCCCAAGCCGCCGAACAGCAGTGGGTAAAGGACCATGGCGATGGTCGACAGCGCGGTCACGGCCATGACCGTAAACAGCGTATTGCGTTCGGTCTTGTCATTATGCGGGATGACGGCGGCAATGGCCAAAGCGGCAGAGGCCCCGCAAATCGCCACCGCCCCACCCGTCAGCAACGCAAAGCGCCATTGCCGCTTGAACAAAGGGGCCGCAATGAACCCGGTGGCAATGGTGGCCGCGATCAGCCCGACCAAAAGCGCCGCGCCGGACAGCCCGATCTGCGCCATATCGTCCAGCGCAATTCGGATCCCCAGCAACCCCACCCCCAGCCGCAACACGAATTTCGCGGCAAAATCAACGCCCGGACCACAAGGGCCGTCCGTGTGCATGAAGTTGAACGCCATCCCCAGCAGCAGCGCGAACAGCATGACCGGCGCACCGTAATGCGCGCCAAGGAAACTGGCCGCCGCGGCGATGGTGGCGCTTAGCATCAGCCCCGGCAGAAGCGGCTTTGCACGGGCGGTCAGGTCGGTCAGCTTGGGCATGGTGGTCTTTCGCATAAAAAAGGGGCGCACGAATCTGCGCGCCCCCATTTGGTTTTGCCCCGATCAGGCCGAGCGGTAAAGCTTGGTCATCGAGAATTCGCGGTGGCCCAGCGCCTCGGCGCAGGTCAGGCGGCCATTGGCGGTGCGCTTTATCATCTCGATCAGGCTGTCACCCGCCTGGTCGATGGTCATGTCGCGCCGCAACACACCGGTCACATCCACGTCAATATGTTCGGACATGGTGCGCAGGGTGCGCGGGTTGCCCGATATCTTGATAACCGGCACAATCGGGTTGCCAACCACGTTGCCCTGCCCCGTGGGGAAGGTGTGGATGACATAGCCCGCCGCCGCCATCAGCGTCACGCATTCCGCCGCGGCCGATGACGTGTCCATGAAATACAGCCCCGCGCCCTTGGCCGGTGCCTCTGCCGGTTCCAGCACGTCAATATAGGTGCTGGTGCGGCCAATTTTCTCAAGGTTGCCCAGCGCCTTTTCCTCAATAGTCGAAAGGCCGCCCAGAATATTGCCCTTGGTCGGCTGGCTGTCGGACAGATCAGAGGTCTTGAACTGTTCGATCACGTCATCGGTATAGGCCTGCCATGTTTTCATGAACTTGGCCGCCGCTTCCGGATTCGCTGCGCGCTTCTCGCAGATATGTTCCGCCCCGGTGATTTCCGAGGTTTCGCCGAACACGCCATACAACCCATGCGGCAGCAGCTTGTCATACATGTTGCCAACCGTGGGGCAGGAGGACAGGCCGGTGGTGGTGTCGGATTCGCCGCATTTGGTGGACACCCACAGATCGGTCACGGGGCAGTCTTCTTTCTGAAGCTCTGTCGCCCATTGAACGTATTCCTTGGCCTTCCAGCTTGCCCGGCGGATGGTCTCGAAATCGCCGTTCTGTTCAATCCAGAACCCTTCGACCGGCTTGCCGGTCTTGGCAATGCCATCAACGATGATCTTGGTCCATTCCGGTTCAATCCCGATGACGACCACAGCCGCCACATTGGGGTTGGCCCCGGTGCCGATGATGGTGCGGAAATGCAGGTCCAGATCCTCTCCGAACTGCAAGCGCCCATAAGCGTGCGGAATGGCCATGGTGCCCTTGACGTTATTGGCCACAGCTTCACAGGCCGCGTTGGAAATGTCATCCACCGGCAGGATCAGGACGTGGTTGCGCACACCCACACGGCCGTTTTCACGGCGCCATGCCTTGACCGTATCTTGAGAAAAATCGAATGCCATGGTCGGTCCCCCTTACCAGCGCTTGGTTTTCATGTTGTGGGTGTGGACATGGCCGCCAATCTCGGCGCTGCCCACCATGCGGCCAATATCTTCACCGTATTTGATAACGGTGTCGCCCTCGGCCAGATCCTTCAGCGCAACCTTGTGACCGATGGGAATATCGGCCTTGGCGGTCAGGCGGAAATCAGAGTTATCCTCGGTGCAGACGCATAGCATGTCGGTGCCGGCGGTCAGCCCCTCGACCACGACAACGCCGACATTGTCGACCTTGTCATGGACAAGCAATTGGGGGTGGGTGTTTGCGGTCATGTCCTCTCTCCCTTTTAGATGAGGTGTCTAGCCACGGGCGAGGCCCGTGAGCGTGTCGTAAAGCTGTTGCGAAATCTCGATCTGCGCGGCGCGGGCGGCGCGGTCCGCCATGCGGCGGGCACCGGGCAGGCGCGCGCTGTCCTGTGCCTCTATCGCGGTGAACATGGCTTCGGCCCGGTCCGTGAAACCGGGGCCAAAGCGCGCAGGGTCCAGCACCAGCATGAAATGCGCAAGATTCGGGGCTGGCCCTTTGTCATCGAAGAGCGAGCTGGCCTGATAGGCGAAATGCGCACCCGCAAGCCCTGCGGTCAGCAATTCCACCATCAGCGCGAGCGCCGCGCCCTTGGCCCCACCCGACGGCACCATCGTGCCCGCCATAGCGGCATCGGCATCTGTGGTCGGGTTGCCATCCACATCCAGCGCCCAGCCTTCGGGAATGGGTTGGCCCGCCTTTTGCGCCAGCATCACCTTGCCGCGCGCGACATGGCTTAGCGACAGGTCAATCAGCAGCGGATCGCCCTGCGCGCGGGGCGCGGCAAAGGCGATGGGATTCGTGCCATAAAGCGGTTTGTTGCCGCCCCAAGGGGCCATGGCAGCGGGTGCATTG
This genomic window from Roseibaca calidilacus contains:
- a CDS encoding DUF1289 domain-containing protein, producing the protein MSKIPSPCIGVCKFKREGHCIGCSMTKDQKSLFKKLKKEKHQHAFLDMLVHQQSDLGKYSHWPVAYRKRCDKKGVKALV
- the hemP gene encoding hemin uptake protein HemP encodes the protein MVNDEKSAAGTEAPLPVHQAEDLTAKGSTATILLDGQIYTLRITRGRKLILTK
- a CDS encoding YeiH family protein — protein: MPKLTDLTARAKPLLPGLMLSATIAAAASFLGAHYGAPVMLFALLLGMAFNFMHTDGPCGPGVDFAAKFVLRLGVGLLGIRIALDDMAQIGLSGAALLVGLIAATIATGFIAAPLFKRQWRFALLTGGAVAICGASAALAIAAVIPHNDKTERNTLFTVMAVTALSTIAMVLYPLLFGGLGFTEVEQGFLIGATIHDVAQVVGAGFTVSDTAGETATITKLFRVAMLPVVLIVIGLVLRASGAGQGTGRVALLPWFMVLFLALVGLGSVVELPVILVEQVNTLSRVCLVTAIAALGVKTSLKALAAVGPGHMAIVVVETLVLLGLAMALLLAFHPIQG
- a CDS encoding UxaA family hydrolase is translated as MAFDFSQDTVKAWRRENGRVGVRNHVLILPVDDISNAACEAVANNVKGTMAIPHAYGRLQFGEDLDLHFRTIIGTGANPNVAAVVVIGIEPEWTKIIVDGIAKTGKPVEGFWIEQNGDFETIRRASWKAKEYVQWATELQKEDCPVTDLWVSTKCGESDTTTGLSSCPTVGNMYDKLLPHGLYGVFGETSEITGAEHICEKRAANPEAAAKFMKTWQAYTDDVIEQFKTSDLSDSQPTKGNILGGLSTIEEKALGNLEKIGRTSTYIDVLEPAEAPAKGAGLYFMDTSSAAAECVTLMAAAGYVIHTFPTGQGNVVGNPIVPVIKISGNPRTLRTMSEHIDVDVTGVLRRDMTIDQAGDSLIEMIKRTANGRLTCAEALGHREFSMTKLYRSA
- a CDS encoding UxaA family hydrolase; this encodes MTANTHPQLLVHDKVDNVGVVVVEGLTAGTDMLCVCTEDNSDFRLTAKADIPIGHKVALKDLAEGDTVIKYGEDIGRMVGSAEIGGHVHTHNMKTKRW
- a CDS encoding Ldh family oxidoreductase encodes the protein MTAPESDRSSMATTTISLVDARQLVVDVFGKAGMPAPLAEHAARALVMAEQEGLPSHGLARAPFYAAQMVTGKVVADAAPTVTRDGAVIRVDAGFGLAFAAIDAAALAARDVVRELGVAVVSVTRSHHFGVAGQAVEPFAREGLIALAFANAPAAMAPWGGNKPLYGTNPIAFAAPRAQGDPLLIDLSLSHVARGKVMLAQKAGQPIPEGWALDVDGNPTTDADAAMAGTMVPSGGAKGAALALMVELLTAGLAGAHFAYQASSLFDDKGPAPNLAHFMLVLDPARFGPGFTDRAEAMFTAIEAQDSARLPGARRMADRAARAAQIEISQQLYDTLTGLARG